The nucleotide window GGTTTGCACTACTATCATCCTATCCACCGTGTGCCTTATGAATGCATACTATGTCgtactgtgtactatgtttGGAGTACTTGATATGTTGCATACTTATATGCTCTGTTTTTGCGTACTTATTTGTTCTTTCTAATATACGTTCTGTCTTGTGTGTTCCgtgtacttatatatttacaCCGGGGATCAATCCTGTCTACGTCCTGTTCAtgtggcagaattgacaataaactTGACTTTATAAAGATGTGATGCACTGCAGGTGTGTTGCTATTAGACTGTGTCACTATTATCTGGGTGTGTATCTACAGTCGTGGAGCTCCATCAGGGGCCTGATGGGTTCTACTCACCCAGGCCCCTCAGTTCCCCTTCATCCACCATCCAACACCCCAACCGTGAGACAGCAGCGCCACCGTGCGGCCCGAGCAGCACCACGCCGGACAGTGACACAGCAGGAGGCGGAGGGGGGCAGCGAGCCAGACCGGATCCTTCATGAGGGAAGAGGCCAGGGAGAGCCAGGCAGCCCCggcttctcttctcttcaccgACACTATTCTTCACCGCGAGCCCCGGAGCCCGAGCAGGGGGCTGCGCTACCGCCCGGAGGATGTCCCGACATGAGGGTAAGAGCTCGCCCGAGCACCGGGCCCGAGCCGGGCAGGATTTAGCCGtttagaaataaaaagcaagaaGCGAAGACAGAGCAGCGGCGGCTAACGTGAGCTAGCCGACAATTTCTTGTTTTGCAGCCGTTGCTAACGTCGGCGTTAGCATGGCGTTAGCAGCGGGGGTTCGTGTCGCGGGGGGGACGACACACAAACGTGTGTCTGACAACCGCGCACATTGCAGTCgacgtgtgtgttttattaaatacaCAACCAGCACAACAGGGGCTAGTGGACGCCAGCTACGCGCTGCTAGCTAGCGGGCTAGCTGGGTGGTGGGCAATGTAGGTTAACGTGAAGGGGGGAGTGCCGAGAACAGACGCGAGCAGCGGGTTCCAGGTGGCGTCGCGGCATCGAACCTTGTCACATCGTCTATTTAAGCTAGTTGTAGCCTCCTTCCTGGTTATCGTTGGCCTGTGGATGGCCAGTTTTGCCGAGCCAACGTTTAGCAAACCCACATTTCACCTCGTCCTTGTGGCCAACCTTGCTGGACTGGAAGTTGCGATGTCGGTGTCAAAGCAGACGTCGGTGAACATTTGGCAAAGTGGAGTTAGGTAAAGTCCACCGCAGCTGATTAGCCTGTGAGCTAGCAGCCGAGCTAACGACAGCTGGGTGTATTTGTTTGCGTGTTTCAGCAGCGAAGGTGAGTCAGGCCCGGgcggcctctgtgtgtgttgttgtcaacTTTAGTGCCAGTGAGGATCCAGTTATTTATCATTAAGGATCCAGTTATTTATCATTAATGATCCAGTTATTTATCATTAAGGATCCAGTTATTTATCAGTTAGGATCCAGTTATTTATCAGTGAGGATACAGTTAATCATCTGTAAGGATCCAGTGAAGTACCAATTATTTATCTGTGAGGATCCAGTCAGGATCCAGTGATTCATCTGTCAGGATCCAGTGTGAGGATCCAGTGATTCATCTGTCAGGATCCAGTGTGAGGATCCACATCAAGTGGTTTCTGCAGCATCGCGTTGTCAGCGGCTTCTCAGCTGGATCCGGTTCACTCTGAGTTTTCACAGCTTCCTAGCTATGAATGGAAATATGAGGGAGTTTAGACAGCTTGGTGTCATACATTACACTGAGGCTGTCCTAGTCAATCTCAGAACATGCAGGCACTGGAAGACAGAGGGTCCTGTTTACCTCATGGGACACATAAGGTGAAACCTGTCGTACATGGTGTTCACATGTAtttagtgatgatgatgtggaCGATCTGGGTGTTATGAGTGTGGTTAAAAGGTTAAATTAAACAGGCACTGGTCGATAAGTCTAGTGGTTAGTCCTGAGTTAAAGGACACATACAATTTTTTAGGACATATCCTTCTTATTGTGTTACAATTGAACAACAGATTTTCGATTCACATCACCCATGTTCCAACAAATGCACTCTAAACACTTGAGAGTATATTGCTCTCCTATACGCTACCTACGGCACTGCAGGTAGAGTTAAATCCCCTTCTGTGGTAGCCTCAGTCAAAGCTCAACATTTCTGTACACGGATGTCTTATTTATACCTGAGGGTCTTTGGGAGATTGCTTTGGATTTGGCAGGTGTTCGTTTCAGCCAATAGTGATCTGGTTTGTTCCAGCACCGAAATGGGAAGCAACAAACTCAACATAGACAAATGCAAAGGATTTGAATGATTTGTTTGGCCTTTGGCTGGAAATCGAACCCAATCCTTTATTTCTTACAATTAAAACTCCCCTTTTCACCACTGTTAGTCTTTATAGTTGTTGCATCTTTATAATTCTTCAATAGGTATGTTTTGAAAAATAACATGTTGTATTAAGTAGAAACTTGAACCTAATTTTCATTGAAATTCATTGACTTAGTATAAGAATACATTTCTCAGTTAATATTTGTCTGAACTTTTTAAGAGAACCTTCATCGGGACTTCAAACATAATGCTTATGAACACATGAGACATAATAGATTGTTGCAAGTGATTTGTTTATATCCTCTACATGTATAGAAAATCTAAAACCTATGAAACTATATTTTAGAATCACTTAATAACTTGTTAGATATGCTGGGCTTTATCAACCCTaagttaaaatatatacatttaacatctAACTCCTGTTTTCTGCTTTCCCCCTTGTCCCTTCTTCTCTTTGGTCCCTCAGGTGTGAGCTGTGATGCATGTTTAAAAGGCAACTTCAGAGGTCGACGatacaaatgtttaatttgctACGACTATGATCTGTGCGCATCGTGCTACGAGAGTGGTGCGACGACAACCAGACACACCACAGAGCATCCCATGCAGTGTATATTAACCCGAGTTGACTTTGGTGAGTACACTTGATATTCACCTCAGGCTAATTATCGGTACAGTGCCTATGTGTCCATATGGGATGTCTGTTATCCAATGTTAACATATTTTATGTTGTGATCGATAAAGTTGGTTTGTGCCTATCCGGCTATAGACAGATGTTGATAACCAATTGACAACAAGTAAATACAGATGTTGAGCACAATGTAGGAACATTTGCTGCATCTCTAAAGTTCAGCTCTACAATTAACTACAAACCAAACACCCAGTATCTATCAACTGATTCTCAGAGTCACTTGTGAGTCAAATATAATCAACACTGAACTATTAGAAAATGTTTCCCTTCATCTTAAGACAGTGGGCTGTTCATTCGAGTAGTGCAACGGGCAGTAGACCAGTGTAAAGACTGTTGTGGCAGAATGATGATAACAAAGGGACCTAGACTGGCACTCGGTAGAGCGCATACCTTTGCCATGGCTGAACAATCCTTACCACGATTGTCTCGGTCTTATAGcaaaaatttaaaagaaaaaattaaatgttcTGGTAACGTAAATTAGTTAATTGTCTACataaacaaagttaaagaaagatcAATATCTGCCTGTTAATTTGCATCTGCACCTacattcaatgggttcttctcaGACCCAggcctcatccctccaccaagttttgtggaacttggttttgtagtttttgcataatcctgttaacaattacacacacaaacaaaccaatagaCCCAGGTttaaacaaaacctccttggcacTTTAAaaattgttagttttttttttttcaaatttggttcTTTATAATACTTTTTCAATAATATGTAAACAAGTCATGTTGATTCTGGTCATTTCATAATTATGGTAAACGCCTAATACTTTGGAGGACTCAGTGGCTTTAATAAATCAGTTCCAGTTGAGGTTATCTTCTGTTGGCACCTGCGTGTGTTTTCTGACAGGACGTTTGCCTTCAACTGGCTGAGCAGTGATTCATTTGAACTTGACAGTCTGAGGAGTATTTGGGATTGTGCCTCTGGGTTTGTTTTATCGCTCCATGAATGTAGTGGTGGGGATGAGTTCACTTGCtattaatatttaatctgtATGGAGTGGTATTATCtcagatcattttgattgtgTACAAATAGTCTTGCTTTtgaatgattgtgtttttatgccTTGGTACTGTGTGATATTTCGCTGTTTAACCTTTCACACATTGGACATGCCGTTTTCCAGtgtgttagaaaaaaaaacgttactgaaaacacaacagacagtGCAAACTCACAAGGAAAGTCCTTGTTTTcgcagttgtgtttttatgtattttttagtTTGCAGATCCcagtatttacacacacacctcggTTTGATGTTGGAACTGAAAAAATTCTATTGTTTTGATGTTGAGATAAACTGGCATGAGAATCCTATCTGAAGCTAACCTGAATTGAACCAGTTGAAATGTATTCTCCTTCAAATGGGCTTTAACACGACAATGTTAAttaatgttgtgttaatgttgaATACGCCCGACATTCTATTGAGTTTTTTCCAGTTGATGACGTTTCGAACacacaaaactgcaaaaaacaaaaagcatacaaatatctcaggatgaaaaagaggaagcaAACACGTAGAAGGCGCCAAAGAAGATGTAAAcctggaaagacaacgagattcgagagATTTTGGTGACAAGAACTAATACCAGTGTTGgtgtgctgtaaaaaaaaaaagatgcgaTTTTCCACAGCtgaatttatacattatgtcCTGCTTCCTGCAGAGTCTACCCAGGCGCCACCCCATCCTGAATCCCTCAGAAATGCTCCTGTGGTTGTGAACACTTCTCacccggataatctcctgctgctttgttcaaatgtgaaaggcaaactccagagagtgtccagacccaattgtcTGGATATTATCCGAAGCTCATGTTTGAAAACGCCCATGATTCTGTGGCAGCTTTGATAACCTTTTGATTGTATGTCggagaatcatttcaaatccCTGCACCTGTAATTGTCATGCAGATGACACTTGCTGTTGTATTTAGACTAAATGCCCCTCGATTCTCCTCAGACTTGTACTACGGAGGGGAAGCGTTTTCAGTGGAGCAGCCCCAGGCCTTCACATGTCCCTACTGCGGCAGAATGGGCTACACGGAGATCTCCCTGCAGGAGCACGTGGCTGCAGAGCACACAGAGACCTCCACAGAAGTGGTAAGTTGATGCTGGAGCCGCACACACAGCCTCCGATGAAGCCTCCGATGAAGCCTCCACACCtggaaacatttacatttgtgttgGGGCTCTCCTCGCATGCCtccgatttaaaaaaaataagaaaatgctgttcagtgaaatgatttaatatcCACTTCTGTGGTCCTTAAGTCGTCAGTAATAACTCATGTTAAATAACCTGAAGCTATGTAGTAAAGGTGTTTTCAGTGAGTCATAATTCATGAGTAAAAGACAAGTCCATTAATGTCTGAGGATGAATAACTACTCGTCTCCTACTGCAGCAGAAAAATCCTACTTTCAGccttttaaatgaaaactcacatgatgtttttttttacagctcatATTTTCTATCTTATTCATAAACTGtcaaacacatcaaatcaaTCTGTGCCTCCAACATCACTTCACATCAGTCGGAGCTTAGACACACTCGTCACAGAACCGCAGCTTTTCATGTTTAACCACAGAATTTGTTTTGCAGAAATGCACCCACATGAGTGTTTGCTCCAAACGACGCAGCACCAACTGGCCAATGTTGAATGTGCAGTGGAGTGTGTTGATAATGACTTGTATGCttgcacactctctctccctcacttcctgtcctctAGATCTGCCCCATATGTGCAGCGCTGCCAGGTGGCGACCCGAATCATGTGACGGATGACTTTGCTGCTCATCTCACACTTGAACACAGAGCACCCAGAGACTTGATATCCTTTTAAAGCAGTAGTCCCACTACCGCAGATACCATCATAACCTGGTTGGAAGTAATTAACCtgaatttgtgtttcagtctgttgcacaaagagaaacaaatattgTTTCTTTGTGGAAACTATTCTGATAATTGCGATTATGCTACATGACAGAACCGACGCTGTTTGAGTTATTCATGTTGCTTTGTCAGTTTATAGATTAGCACACCATGGGGGCAGCTGTTCACTGCAACTGacatttgttgacattttgctAATAACATTAAAGCGCCCTGTGTTCATTCCCCAAATGACCACGGTGGGCGAACATAAATGAGGGAAAATATCAAGATATGTGCCGTAACGATTTCTTGGCTGTTCTGGTGCTTTGAATTAATATGTGACTCAAGCTACTGTGACATAATCAAGTAAGTGGGCTTCAGTCAGATTGATGGGTTAGTTACGCGCTGTTTGTCGCTGGTTTGGTGCAAAGTGGAGGCCAAGTGCACTCAGCTTCAGGTTTTCCTTCAAACCTGcttgtgttgttctttgttCTCTGGTCCTTTGGAAGTGGGTCTCCTGAAAAAAGCCATGAGAAGTAGTGGTAAATTAAATCAAAGATTAAATGTGATGTTCAGTGTTTCTAAACATCAgttgaatgttgtgttttcaaacgTTTCAAGTGTTCCGATTTTGAATGTAGGAAGATAatgttttgaacatttttataGGTTTGTTTTTTGGTATTGACGGATACCATAGAGTGTAAATGTCAGGAAAAAATCTgaattgttgtgtttgcattgtttttcctctcctgccACCTGGCCTTCTAATATCACTGCAGCGAGGTGACGCACACTTCTTCCAAATGCAGAAGGCACTAACAGTTGGGGGCTCAAAAAGTAGTTATGTGCCAAGGAAAGTGAAGGCGGCAAACAATGTAAACAgtgaagacaaaaacacaagattgGGTTTATTATAGCGATCACACATTCGCATGTGACTCAGCAGAGTTTATGCAGGTATTTACCTAAATGTATGTTAGTGAGCTTCCATCTACAGATTTcttgaaaaagagagaggaaaacttCTCAAGAGGGGTTCGCTAATGTAGTGAGGATtacatttagttatttatttaactgtatCAAGGGTTAAAATGACGTTACATGGTTTTGTCTGTTGGGAACCAGCTGAAATACTCTGGACGAGGACTGCCGATCTATTGATGTACTCATATACtggatatttaaaaacatgtggtggagaagaaaaatatgcaaacatatatttaaattgttaaatagCTTTGAGTTCATGGTGACATGAGAGCATCATGCAAATATGTTAGAAGCTGCTTCTGAAGTCCTGAGTGAATTCAGTCATTTTGTTGACTTTTTGATCTCAAACAAATTTAGGCTATGAgcaaaaattcaaaatataaagacaaaGCGTTATTTAAGAAATCATGTAGTCATTAGTATGGTAGTAGCTTGATGTTCCTGATATGTTCCTTAATGGCTGCTTCACGATGAATCCAGTGGCGTGCGGCATGTGAGGAGGATGTTTCACCCAGGGCGCGGGCTGGGGGGTCCACGAGCCCGCAGGTCGAACATGCACTtcaccagcagcaccacagggGGGCTCTCCACTAGTCAGAGCTCCTCACAGAGCTCCAACTACAGCAGAGAGGCCATGGACCCCATAGCAGGTCAGTCacacagcactcacacacagtcagagggAAAGACACGGTTACATGGTGAACTCATGCTGACATGTGTAGTTCACAGTCCCCCTGGGGCAGAACAATAAGCTGTGAAGCCTGATGTAGGTCAGGCAAAAAACCTGAATCCTTCTTGGTGTCGGCACAGACAGATTTTGTCACCAGCACGGTATCAAATCGTTCAAGATACACTCACAATTTAAGAGGTGTGTAGTTGAGATAGAAGTTCGAAGATGGGTGTAGGCATTTCTCCAACGCATGACGTCAccacattcaaagtgaatgagcagcgtTTCTGGGAGAATCAGACACGTGGACACATTTAGTATTTTTCTAACACGTTTCAGTGTGAACTTTAACATGCTGAGGATGATACAGTAATATGTGGGCAGACTTGTTGATGTGGCACTTTCTTGTTTATACTGTTCCCAATTTCAATCCGCTTCAGTGCCAGGCATTCACCATGTCAGCTCCAGCTGTGCTGTAATGAGGGTCCTCGTTCAGTCCGCCTCACAAACAGGGCTCAACCTCCTCCTGAACGACCTGTGATACCTGCAGGGGCTGTGGATTCAGCTGATCTGACCAGTTTTAGACTGAAAACCTCACTGATCTTATCATTCTGTACATACTGCACACACTGTACTGTACATACTGTCTCTTGTGCCATAGTGTTATTAAAGATCAGACAATATCGGCGGCTCCTCTAGACCATTGCTCGGGTTACAGTTCTGTGACTCGGGAATTGCAGGTTTTTAGGGAACAACAATGTGAACAATTGTACGCATTAACTTCATATTATTTGATTAAAATTGGGTTTTCTTCAGAGCCGTCTGGTTAACTGGGCGACCTACTTTATGATCATATCTGAcatctcctctccatcctgttcCTCCAGAGCTTCTGTCCCAGTTGTCAGGGGTGCGGCGTTCGGCGGGCGGCCAGCTGAGCTCGGGCCCCTCAGCCTCACAGCTCCAACAGCTTCAGATGCAACTCCAGTTGGAGCGCCAGCAGGCCCAGGCGGCGCGTCAGCAGCTGGAGACGGCCCGGAACGCCACCAGGGGCGGAGGCAGAGCCAATGCAATCCTCAATACTAATTCAGCCGCCACAAACCCTAACTCAAGCGCCAaccacaacaccaaccccaGTCCCAACCCGGGTCCGCCTGAGTCGAACGCACAGCATACTGCACATAGCTCCCAGTTTCTACTCAGCAGGTGAGACTATcgcttttattttctgcatctactttaaatgtcttgttcttcattttaaattcCTGCTCCTCgcaaatgtctgtttttttttttatttagatgtttGACCTATACTAAATTAAAACTGTTCTTTTAAATCTCCACTATCATGATCATTTACCTGCTTCCTCTCAGTTTTAACATGTTGACTCTTTCTCCCCCAGGCTGAGCGAACCACGGCTGTCTGAGGCCGAGCGGCAGGCGTGCGAGGCCCAGTGGGCCGACAGGAGCCTGTTTGTggcggagctgctgctgtccacGCTGCTGCCTGACGAGGACGGGTCGGCCTCCGAGGACGAGGACAACTGTCACGGCACGTTGCGGAATTTCGCTGACTTCGAGGCCATGGGCTGTGTTGAGGTCATGACCTTGGACGTGGCACTGGAGAACCTCAACCTTAAGGAGTCAACCCCAACTACCAAGACAACGAAAACGACGCCTAAAACAGCCCCAACGAAGAAAGAGCCGCCCGCCCCGCCCCTTTGATGACATGGCCACTCCCTCCCCTCAAACCACCATTGAAACTGGCTGACTGCGGAGTCGGTCCAACTGCCAATGGATGACAAAAAAAgactgcagttttttttttgggctttgttttattatttttttttctcagtgatTGTCATTTCAGCTCTGTCGCTCCCCACTCGACCCCCATGTTTATTAAGTTGTGTACGTTGAATAAAAGTAGTGAGACGAGAGAATGTGAAAGCAAGCAAGCGTGGTGGGtgcgtgagagaaaggaaaaataactatataaatatattatagaAAAATCTATATGAAAGTTGATAATCAATTCCACATAACCCGTGTTTCCTCTAGCAGATGAGCAAAACGTAGTTAGCCGTTTTAAGAGAcaaacacgtcacacacactcacccacggAGAGAAGGCAGACTGAAACCTCTCCGGTAAAAAAACGCTGCTGTGTATTTATAGTTATGAATTAAAGAAGTGcttggatggattaccacaactTAAGCATGAGCTTAAATCACCATGTGCCCGTTTTTAACTGCACAGTCACCAGACGGGGAGGTCGTTCTCTTTCGTTCAGACACCCGAGTAACTGTAAATTAACGGTGCTGAGTGCCGCATCACTGGCACTtctgcaccaacacacacacaccacacccacacacaaacagactgagGACCGCATTCTGGTTGCATTCATGTCCAGTCTCAACCCCTCCCCCTTATGTGACATCACTTGTTTTGGGTCATGTGACCTTGCTTTATATCGACTGTGGGCACTTTGGTTTTGAATCGCATATCCAGTGTCCACCTGTGTACACTACAGATGCTCTACGTAAAGGCAACACACAACTCGGAGGCAGACGGAGATGAAACGGTGTCTTCAGCGAGACCATTTTCAGTCCTTTTCTAACTtggaacaaacacagacacccTGGTCTTCGTacggttgtttttttttgttttgtcccccccccccactctgtctctctctctctctctctctctctttgacgGAAGACCAGATGCTACTTTCTCAAGCTTCCCGTGATCTGAAATTAATCTTCTCTCCATTACTCTTGAATGCAAAGATTACTCATAATGTGACTTGAAGGAGAGAATCCTGTATTTCTCTTTCCATTCATTTCTCAgtcaaaaaaaaataaaaaaaagatctttgTATGCCTCCACTGCTACCTGAAGAAATGCAATGTATGTTTTTGGCTGAGCGAACAGGCCAAATGACAGGGTAAACCTTTCAGTTTGGaggacaataaaaatgttttggatgGAAATGAACTAACCCAAATCCTGCTCTCCGGTTTGTGTTCTTACTTTTGgttattttttcctctctctccgttGCTACCCTACTAGCGAGCATGTACGGCATCtggttaaagaaaataaatgctgATCTTACAGGTCAATCTCAGTTAGTCTTGTCAGCTCCTCACGCATGTCGGTGTAGCAGAAGGAGAACTTGttacgcagatgacacccaactgTACTGAAGCCTGAAGAATATAACCACTTAGTTCACGTCCTAAAGATGTCAAATGTTCTGTGTATagttgatgaccactcaaagtgtaAGAAGATTCATAGTGAATCtatgtacagcacttttcaatcacacaaccacaccacagccgtcaggggcagtCTTGCTCAGTGACACCGAATGGTTCGGactttttttacatgaaaaaatAAGCCAAATAATTGTAAATGATGTACAGTCAAGTAATCGACTCATTGTTTCATCCCAACATGCTCACACTACTTACCTCAATCTTAAAGAGAAGCTGAAGTCACAAAGTGGTGGGCGAAGTGGACATCAGGCCTCTTCCATGATCAGACTTTTCTTTATGTGCAGGAGCTACACACGCTCACAGCTGGAGGACTTTCATAAGAATAACACCAGGAGCACAAATGAAGAATCCAAGATCAACAGACGCTTTTCACAAAGGGTCTCTCCTGAAACTCTGCAGCAACCATCATGAAAAGGAAACCGTTTATCCCATGAGTGTAAATGGTGTCACTTGTTACATGTCAGCATCAAACCAACATCTCTCAGCCTTGTTGTACAGACTCTTTATGTTCAACTCGGTTAAACACGGCCTCAGCTCTGGGAACTTAAAGTTCAATCTGCGCCAAGTCACTGAATTACTATCTCGGCTGAAACCCCTAAATAACGGCGGCCTGAAAAGATCTGACAGATTCTTTCAGTCTTTAAAGAGCTCGGTTGCCGTGGGAAACCAAATACATGCAAAGTGGGAGGAAACAGGCAAAGACACGACCACGACACGAGATGCTTCAGGGCACGATCACAAATCACAGCAAAGCAGTTACAAAACCAAATTAATCTCAGTTAAGAGTTTACATCACCAAACATAACTATATATTTCAGTAATGAGGCTGGTAGTATGATagcaaactaaaaacagataATTCTTATATATTAAATTCTTATTGAAATAAGTCTATAGAGCCATGGAGGagtatttaacagtttaatgaAGAAAAGgataggaaataaaaaaacatagaagTAAAGCCTGGTTGATAAAGGATTTTTGAGGCGAATACTAAGTTTGAcatcaggatttaaaaaaatctgtaattaCATCTTTACACGACCTAGAACataaacatttgattattttaaagatttaaaatcaaaacaatggaCAAGGTTCTACCCTCTGttgaacaacacaacacacagagtgGTGACACTGTTTCAGATCGAAACGGCACTTTATTGCTTTTGTCAGCTTGTTATCACGCTCTGATGTTACGTAACGTTTGTCAACTTTATTAAATTCAGTAGCCGAGtgtctttgacctttgaaccccTGCCATTTATGTAATACAAGTTTAAAGTTGTATGAAGCAATTGTCTTTATATTGATGTGAACCTACTCAAACCACAGCTGAGAATTGGTACTTCAATCTCATATCcagtatttcatttaaatttaccAAAAACACACCCAACAGTCTTAATACTTTATTTCTGTATTCTTTATACTTTACCTGTTCCCAACACTGTAGAACTGGACACTTCTTGAACAtatggagaaaacacagaaccaAGTGGAGTGGAAGAAAAAAGTTCAATAAGAAAATGAGTTAAATAAATCTTATTGAAATGTATCACATTTGTCAAACACTCTCTTGACCTGAGTTGACTTAACCATAATTAATATGCTACAGATTTTGTGGATgtaagaaaaatgattttaataataaaaagtataaagtacACATCAGCACTATTGTGAGGCTTCTTAttcaaaagaaaagtttatttaaaaagtaactGGGAAAATTGTGACTaatcttttctttgtcttccccTATGTGAACATatgacacatacacagtgaGACTCTGAGCTCACTTTATTAATCTCGTGAATGtgaagtggtctcagacttttgttGTGTATGTTGTCATGTGACTTTATGACATCATCTTGCTGCTCCTGTAGTGCACATGGTGAAGTATGTGAtaattcaaactttaaaaacaggCACAAACATCTCTTCAACCCAAACATGACGACAAAAGCAAGACACAACTCGGTGCACTTTAggttttctttgtaattttaatTCCCATAATTTAGTTTAAATGCAGACATTGTTTTCTCACTAAAatcttaaataaaacattacagtaCGATATATGCAAATCAGAAGAGCTTTAAGATTTTGAAGAAGCAGGCTACAgtttctttagattttttttttattcatctattattattattattatcattatttttcttgtaCTTTTTGAAGGACCGGACAGTTAAACAGCAGTAAACAGTAAAACGACGACACGGCGCTGTAAAGCCTGCAGGCCAGCCAAGGAGCACATTCTATTACACAACAGACCAGAAAACTAAGAGACAGCCACATCCAGATGAAGGTCTGAGCTGACGGCCCTCCGCCTCCGTGAGGTGGTGCTAGTTCCACACAAACAGGAGGGGGCGCTATTACACCGGGGCAGGTGGAGCTACATGACCACAGAGTGACAGCGATGTCGTTGCGCCTTCACGAGAAAAGAGCTTGTATTGCATTcagggagaaagaaaatggCACATTCTGTTCCTCTAGTTTTTCTCTACAAGAAAAGTCGACAAAAACAGTTATAAATGCAGAAGAAGCACAGAAACTCCCTCAATGGCAATCACACCACACCACTGGTTGATTTATACTGATCGGTTGAAACTGGTCTAAAATGCTGTCAATCGCTTACGGGGAGAGAAAGTGTCGGACTACGCCATCTAGTGGCTGCGTGCATGTCAAACCAATTGTTTTTAGATATCACAAATTTAACTACAGAGCTAAAACAATGCAAACTAAATTGTATCGAGGACGTTTTAGGTCATTTAAATAATTAGCATCAGTAAGGTCTGACATTTAAAGGCCTTGAAAACATTGTCTTCGTGAG belongs to Hippoglossus stenolepis isolate QCI-W04-F060 chromosome 9, HSTE1.2, whole genome shotgun sequence and includes:
- the LOC118114887 gene encoding E3 ubiquitin-protein ligase KCMF1, encoding MSRHEGVSCDACLKGNFRGRRYKCLICYDYDLCASCYESGATTTRHTTEHPMQCILTRVDFDLYYGGEAFSVEQPQAFTCPYCGRMGYTEISLQEHVAAEHTETSTEVICPICAALPGGDPNHVTDDFAAHLTLEHRAPRDLDESSGVRHVRRMFHPGRGLGGPRARRSNMHFTSSTTGGLSTSQSSSQSSNYSREAMDPIAELLSQLSGVRRSAGGQLSSGPSASQLQQLQMQLQLERQQAQAARQQLETARNATRGGGRANAILNTNSAATNPNSSANHNTNPSPNPGPPESNAQHTAHSSQFLLSRLSEPRLSEAERQACEAQWADRSLFVAELLLSTLLPDEDGSASEDEDNCHGTLRNFADFEAMGCVEVMTLDVALENLNLKESTPTTKTTKTTPKTAPTKKEPPAPPL